A stretch of Polypterus senegalus isolate Bchr_013 chromosome 3, ASM1683550v1, whole genome shotgun sequence DNA encodes these proteins:
- the LOC120526588 gene encoding nephrocan-like has translation MWYRDIHTMYKQRSRNEALCPKRCVCDSTKSVQCYSVSAVPLGIPLDVRKLNLGHNNIKELKKSGYAGLEALEEIILSSCGIEAIESNTFKSQCNLRVLDLVKNKLKHVPRALPQSLEILKLGNNRIQVLHESHLEGLKKLRVLDLQNNLLSILRPSSLSSLVRLEVLYLNGNNIESISGPFRLPWLSRLNLENNKLSFIHSNAFNFLHTIQVLSLSGNQLVKVPQDLPPTLLSLNLDQNQIRGLKGRDINHLKMLSHLYLSYNRLSSIECDLSLPNLTILQLSGNQIKIIPCKLPAGLEKLDCSHNLIQEVTISGLSGLRQLKHLFLENNVIHHIEAGALKNCVKLTDLALEQNRLTAIPLGLPETLVRLDLKGNNIAFISEEEVKNLQKLQMLNLRNNSLSSLSKAAVDLLSRLRRVYLDGNPWNCSCDLLKVERLLLARQVEIPSGLCSEASRSQQEYKKISVTPLTGCQDDMEKTAEGGKDERKIDKDNEPIETEDYYDYD, from the exons ATGTGGTACAGAGATATACACACTATGTATAAACAG AGATCTCGTAATGAAGCCCTGTGTCCAAAGAGATGTGTTTGTGACAGTACAAAATCAGTTCAGTGCTACAGTGTTTCTGCGGTACCACTGGGGATACCACTGGATGTGCGAAAACTGAATCTAGGCCATAACAACATTAAGGAATTAAAG aaatctGGGTATGCTGGCCTGGAAGCacttgaagaaataattttatccTCATGTGGAATAGAAGCAATTGAGAGCAACACCTTTAAATCCCAATGTAATCTAAGGGTACTGGATTTAGTGAAGAATAAATTAAAGCATGTTCCTCGAGCCCTTCCACAAAGCCTTGAAATCCTAAAACTAGGGAACAACAGAATCCAAGTCTTACATGAGTCTCATTTAGAAGGACTAAAAAAGCTCAGAGTTCTTGACCTACAAAACAATCTTCTTTCTATTCTTAGACCCAGCTCACTTTCATCTCTTGTCAGACTTGAAGTCCTTTATCTGAATGGCAATAACATAGAGTCCATATCTGGTCCTTTCAGGCTACCTTGGCTTAGCAGGCTGAACCTTGAAAATAACAAGTTGTCTTTCATTCATTCAAATGCCTTTAACTTTTTACATACCATTCAAGTATTAAGTCTGTCTGGAAACCAGCTGGTCAAAGTTCCACAAGATCTCCCTCCAACACTTTTGTCATTGAATTTGGATCAAAATCAGATCAGGGGGTTAAAGGGTAGAGATATCAATCATTTGAAAATGCTCTCTCATCTGTATCTCTCTTACAACAGACTGTCATCCATTGAGTGTGACCTTTCTCTGCCAAACCTCACTATCCTGCAGCTTTCAGGAAACCAAATCAAAATTATACCCTGCAAGCTTCCTGCTGGACTTGAAAAGCTTGATTGCAGTCATAATCTTATTCAGGAAGTAACTATTTCAGGACTCTCAGGCCTCAGGCAGCTGAAACATCTCTTCCTGGAGAACAATGTCATTCATCATATTGAAGCCGGAGCTCTTAAAAATTGTGTGAAATTGACAGACTTGGCGTTAGAACAGAATCGACTTACAGCTATTCCTCTTGG GCTTCCCGAGACACTTGTTAGATTGGATCTGAAAGGAAATAACATTGCATTTATCTCGGAGGAAGAAGTGAAGAATCTCCAGAAGCTGCAGATGTTGAATTTGCGAAATAACAGCCTGTCATCTCTTAGCAAAGCAGCCGTGGACCTGCTATCTAGATTACGAAGGGTCTACCTAGATGGCAATCCATGGAACTGCAGTTGTGACCTACTGAAAGTTGAAAGATTGTTGTTAGCTAGGCAAGTTGAAATACCCAGTGGGCTGTGCAGTGAGGCCAGCCGAAGTCAACAAGAATACAAGAAGATTTCTGTAACACCATTGACTGGGTGCCAAGACGACATGGAAAAAACAGCCGAAGGCGGTAAAGATGAGAGAAAGATAGATAAAGATAATGAACCGATAGAAACAGAGGATTACTATGATTATGATTGA